From the genome of Amycolatopsis sp. NBC_01488, one region includes:
- a CDS encoding alpha/beta hydrolase — protein MKALLAAVALLLAACGAPAAAPAPPSSSPAAAEAPPALGTNGAAVPALRWTPCHGKFQCAPAAVPLSYREPKGPALTLSVIRLPASDPGRRLGSLFFNFGGPGTDGVGELTRFADRYPPELRARFDLVSFDPRGIGGSAPISCPGADHAPAPGSPLRQPDAYFAASAALGKACAAGSGALLSHLSTANVARDLELLRQAVGDPALNFYGYSYGTYLGGTYANLFPDKVRAMTLDGTLDLAANATGQPGQEKEPVDVRADVAGAQQQELEQFFAVCAAAGPKCAFSAGDPKARFAGVFAHASRSTGVGSLMKTVDSALYQSGRWKRLAQTLSAMPADPGPAAPVLDPYVPTHSPAFLAVQCVDSDNPASPADYAALAARESARQPYFGLGSVFSMAQCVGWPARDEDRYPGPWNRARKNPVVVLNNRFDPATPLHNAQATAAELGDGRVLVVDGYGHTSLDAPSACASAALTRYLTDLAAPAEGTTCAPDAVPFS, from the coding sequence GTGAAGGCCCTCCTCGCCGCCGTGGCGCTCCTGCTCGCCGCGTGCGGTGCCCCGGCGGCGGCGCCCGCTCCCCCGTCGTCGTCCCCGGCCGCCGCCGAGGCCCCGCCGGCACTCGGCACGAACGGTGCCGCCGTGCCGGCGCTGCGCTGGACGCCGTGCCACGGGAAGTTCCAGTGCGCCCCGGCGGCCGTGCCGCTGAGCTACCGCGAGCCGAAGGGCCCCGCGCTCACGCTCTCGGTGATCCGGCTGCCGGCGAGCGATCCGGGACGGCGGCTCGGCTCGCTGTTCTTCAACTTCGGCGGCCCGGGCACCGACGGCGTCGGCGAGCTGACGCGGTTCGCCGACCGCTATCCGCCCGAGCTGCGCGCCCGCTTCGACCTGGTGAGCTTCGACCCGCGCGGGATCGGCGGGTCGGCGCCGATCAGCTGTCCCGGCGCCGACCACGCGCCCGCGCCCGGTTCGCCGCTGCGGCAGCCGGACGCGTACTTCGCGGCGAGCGCGGCGCTGGGCAAGGCCTGCGCCGCCGGGTCGGGCGCGCTGCTGAGCCACCTGTCGACGGCGAACGTGGCCCGGGACCTGGAGCTGCTGCGCCAGGCCGTCGGCGACCCCGCGCTGAACTTCTACGGCTACTCCTACGGCACGTACCTGGGTGGCACGTACGCGAACCTGTTCCCGGACAAGGTCCGCGCGATGACCCTCGACGGCACGCTCGACCTGGCCGCCAACGCCACCGGGCAGCCCGGCCAGGAGAAGGAGCCCGTCGACGTCCGCGCCGACGTCGCCGGGGCGCAACAGCAGGAGCTGGAGCAGTTCTTCGCGGTGTGCGCCGCGGCCGGCCCGAAGTGCGCGTTCTCGGCGGGTGACCCGAAAGCGAGGTTCGCCGGGGTCTTCGCGCACGCGTCGCGCAGCACGGGCGTCGGCTCGCTGATGAAGACCGTCGACAGCGCCCTGTACCAGTCGGGGCGGTGGAAACGGCTCGCCCAGACCCTTTCCGCGATGCCGGCGGATCCGGGACCGGCCGCGCCGGTGCTCGACCCGTACGTGCCGACGCACTCCCCCGCCTTCCTCGCCGTCCAGTGCGTCGACAGCGACAACCCGGCGTCTCCCGCGGACTACGCGGCCCTCGCCGCCCGGGAAAGCGCGCGTCAGCCGTACTTCGGGCTGGGCTCGGTGTTCTCCATGGCGCAGTGCGTCGGCTGGCCGGCGCGCGACGAAGACCGCTATCCGGGGCCATGGAACCGGGCGCGGAAGAACCCGGTCGTGGTGCTGAACAACCGGTTCGACCCGGCGACACCCCTGCACAACGCGCAGGCGACGGCGGCCGAGCTGGGCGACGGCCGGGTGCTGGTCGTCGACGGGTACGGCCACACATCACTCGACGCGCCCAGCGCGTGCGCCTCGGCGGCCCTGACGCGGTACCTCACGGACCTGGCGGCACCGGCGGAAGGCACGACCTGCGCGCCGGACGCGGTCCCGTTCTCGTGA
- a CDS encoding PTS transporter subunit EIIC, whose product MSSTTAEGAKKSGGGLAGLQRFGRSLMLPIATLPAAGLLLRLGQDDLLGKDGLGWDKVAAVLGAAGGSLFNWLPLLFAVGIAVGFARKGDGSTGVAAVVGFFVFTSVIQVFAPLKDLPGYKPNGGFELAPIKWPYSVLAGVVVGLVAAVLWQRYHRIKLPAYLAFFGGRRFVPIITAFALLILGVIFGLLFKYVNTGIENIGDAVTGAPVVGGGIYGLLNRLLIPVGLHQLINVPVWFIFKGGDITNFFNGDPNAGAFTTGFFPIFMFALPAAALAIWQTARPAQKKVVGGVMIAAALTSFITGVTEPIEFSFMFVAWPLYIFHAVMTGLSLAIANLLNVHLSFSFSAGAIDFALNSSSKAAHNTWILIVMGLVYAVIYYVVFRFAITKWNLKTPGREDDSIESDLESTAAK is encoded by the coding sequence ATGAGTTCGACCACCGCGGAGGGGGCGAAGAAGAGCGGAGGCGGTCTCGCCGGTCTTCAGCGCTTCGGCCGCAGCCTCATGCTCCCCATCGCCACCCTCCCGGCCGCCGGATTGCTGCTGCGTCTCGGCCAGGACGACCTGCTGGGCAAGGACGGCCTCGGCTGGGACAAGGTCGCGGCCGTCCTCGGCGCCGCCGGCGGTTCGCTGTTCAACTGGCTGCCGCTGCTCTTCGCGGTGGGCATCGCGGTCGGCTTCGCCCGCAAGGGCGACGGCTCCACCGGTGTCGCCGCGGTCGTCGGCTTCTTCGTGTTCACCAGCGTCATCCAGGTGTTCGCCCCGCTGAAGGACCTGCCCGGTTACAAGCCGAACGGCGGCTTCGAGCTGGCGCCCATCAAGTGGCCGTACTCGGTGCTCGCGGGTGTCGTCGTCGGCCTGGTCGCGGCCGTGCTGTGGCAGCGCTACCACCGCATCAAGCTGCCCGCCTACCTGGCGTTCTTCGGCGGCCGCCGGTTCGTCCCGATCATCACCGCCTTCGCGCTGCTGATCCTCGGCGTGATCTTCGGCCTGCTCTTCAAGTACGTGAACACCGGCATCGAGAACATCGGCGACGCGGTCACCGGCGCCCCCGTCGTCGGTGGCGGCATCTACGGCCTGCTCAACCGCCTGTTGATCCCGGTCGGCCTGCACCAGCTGATCAACGTGCCGGTCTGGTTCATCTTCAAGGGCGGTGACATCACCAACTTCTTCAACGGCGACCCGAACGCCGGTGCCTTCACCACGGGCTTCTTCCCGATCTTCATGTTCGCGCTGCCCGCGGCGGCGCTGGCGATCTGGCAGACCGCCCGCCCGGCGCAGAAGAAGGTCGTCGGCGGTGTGATGATCGCGGCCGCGCTGACCTCGTTCATCACCGGTGTCACCGAGCCGATCGAGTTCTCGTTCATGTTCGTCGCGTGGCCGCTCTACATCTTCCACGCGGTGATGACCGGCCTTTCGCTGGCGATCGCCAACCTGCTGAACGTGCACCTGAGCTTCTCGTTCTCGGCCGGCGCGATCGACTTCGCGCTCAACTCGAGTTCGAAGGCGGCCCACAACACCTGGATCCTCATCGTGATGGGCCTGGTGTACGCGGTGATCTACTACGTGGTGTTCCGCTTCGCGATCACCAAGTGGAACCTGAAGACGCCGGGCCGCGAGGACGACTCGATCGAGTCGGACCTCGAGTCGACCGCCGCGAAGTAA
- a CDS encoding D-2-hydroxyacid dehydrogenase family protein — translation MRIAILDDYQDVALTFGDWDSLKADITVFTEPLTDVVVQLQGFDVIVAMRERTRFPAEVFDRLPDLELLVSTGPRNAAIDVAAAQRNGVVVAKTGYLGEPTAEHTWALILAASRNLPQEFRSMREGGWQTTVGTMLHGKTLGLLGLGRLGAGAAKIGQAFGMETIAWSQNLTREKAEPHGVTAVSKEELFARSDVLSIHLVLSGRTRGLVGAAELAAMKPSALLVNTSRGPIVDEAALVDALRRKVIRAAALDVYDTEPFPADHPLRTMDNAVLTPHLGFVARETYEIFYGDAVEDIAAFQAGNPIRLMTG, via the coding sequence ATGCGGATCGCGATTCTCGACGACTACCAGGACGTCGCCCTGACCTTCGGCGACTGGGACTCGCTCAAGGCCGACATCACGGTCTTCACCGAGCCGCTCACCGACGTCGTGGTGCAGCTGCAGGGCTTCGACGTGATCGTCGCGATGCGCGAGCGCACCCGGTTCCCGGCCGAGGTGTTCGACCGGCTGCCCGACCTCGAGCTGCTGGTCAGCACCGGCCCGCGCAACGCCGCCATCGACGTGGCCGCCGCGCAGCGCAACGGCGTCGTCGTGGCCAAGACGGGGTACCTCGGCGAGCCGACCGCCGAGCACACGTGGGCGCTGATCCTCGCCGCGTCGCGGAACCTGCCGCAGGAGTTCCGGTCCATGCGCGAAGGCGGCTGGCAGACGACCGTCGGCACCATGCTGCACGGCAAGACCCTCGGCCTGCTCGGCCTCGGCAGGCTCGGGGCGGGCGCGGCGAAGATCGGGCAGGCCTTCGGCATGGAGACCATCGCCTGGAGCCAGAATCTCACCCGGGAGAAGGCCGAGCCGCACGGCGTCACCGCGGTGTCCAAAGAGGAGCTGTTCGCCCGCTCGGACGTGCTCTCGATCCACCTCGTGCTCAGCGGGCGCACCCGCGGCCTGGTCGGTGCGGCCGAGCTCGCCGCGATGAAGCCGTCCGCGTTGCTGGTGAACACCTCGCGCGGCCCGATCGTCGACGAGGCCGCGCTGGTGGACGCGCTGCGGCGCAAGGTGATCCGGGCGGCGGCGCTGGACGTCTACGACACCGAGCCGTTCCCGGCCGACCATCCACTGAGGACGATGGACAACGCGGTGCTGACCCCGCACCTCGGGTTCGTCGCCCGGGAGACCTACGAGATCTTCTACGGCGACGCGGTCGAGGACATCGCGGCCTTCCAGGCGGGGAACCCGATCCGGCTCATGACGGGGTAA
- a CDS encoding GntR family transcriptional regulator: MSAAAHVPPPDRVVNGPTPKHAQLREILRRTVERELPPGAPIPSERELAQRYGVSRLTVRSAIGKLVEEGLLARVRGKGTFTAARRMELQLYLMSFTDDMRRRGLTPTTEVVSAATEVPPTASAHALGLAEGATAHHLVRLRHADGVPLAVERGWYHAGRAPGLLELDLTQSIYAQLAETYDVRPDQAWQTVWAEGADRETARLLGMRAGSPLLVFRRVSSANGDPIEDITSWYRGDHYQVTMQLDRNTPEPGQPPHYGGSR; encoded by the coding sequence CCCGCCACCCGACCGGGTCGTCAACGGGCCCACGCCCAAGCACGCCCAGCTGCGGGAGATCCTCCGCCGCACGGTGGAACGGGAACTCCCGCCGGGTGCGCCGATCCCGTCGGAACGCGAGCTCGCCCAGCGCTACGGCGTGTCGCGGCTCACGGTCAGATCGGCGATCGGCAAGCTGGTCGAAGAGGGCCTGCTCGCCCGGGTCCGCGGCAAGGGCACCTTCACCGCCGCCCGGCGGATGGAGCTGCAGCTGTACCTCATGTCGTTCACCGACGACATGCGGAGGCGGGGGCTCACCCCGACGACCGAGGTGGTCTCCGCGGCCACCGAGGTCCCGCCCACCGCCTCGGCGCACGCCCTCGGCCTCGCCGAGGGCGCCACCGCACACCACCTCGTGCGGCTGCGCCACGCCGACGGCGTGCCCCTGGCCGTCGAACGCGGCTGGTACCACGCGGGCCGGGCTCCCGGCCTGCTCGAGCTCGACCTGACCCAGTCCATCTACGCGCAGCTGGCCGAGACGTACGACGTGCGTCCCGACCAGGCGTGGCAGACGGTCTGGGCCGAAGGAGCGGACCGCGAAACGGCCCGGCTGCTCGGCATGCGTGCCGGCAGTCCCCTGCTCGTGTTCCGCCGGGTCTCCAGCGCCAACGGCGACCCGATCGAAGACATCACGTCCTGGTACCGGGGAGATCACTACCAGGTGACCATGCAGTTGGACCGGAACACCCCGGAACCCGGTCAACCACCCCACTATGGAGGATCCAGATGA
- a CDS encoding serine hydrolase domain-containing protein, translating to MESVRLIDEWPADNAATAVVSADGSVVGSHGDTARRFRLASVSKPLTAYAALIAVEEGVVELDTPAGPEGATVRHLLAHTSGLAFDAHKAMAEPGTRRLYSNAGFEELADALTEHSGIPFAQYQAEALFAPLGMTNTTLDGSPASGAVSTVDDLVAFAAELQAPQLLDPATVAEATNVVFPGLSGVLPGFGHQKPNDWGLGFEIRDHKSPHWTGAHSSPRTFGHFGQSGTFLWVDPAAGAACVALTDRAFGPWAAEVWPRYTDAVLAELSA from the coding sequence ATGGAGAGCGTGCGCCTGATCGACGAGTGGCCGGCGGACAACGCCGCGACGGCCGTGGTGTCCGCCGACGGCAGTGTCGTGGGCAGCCACGGCGACACCGCGCGGCGGTTCCGGCTGGCCTCGGTCAGCAAGCCGCTGACCGCCTACGCCGCGCTCATCGCGGTCGAAGAGGGTGTCGTCGAGCTGGACACGCCCGCCGGGCCGGAGGGCGCCACGGTCCGCCACCTGCTCGCCCACACCTCCGGGCTCGCCTTCGACGCGCACAAGGCGATGGCCGAGCCGGGCACGCGGCGGCTCTACTCCAACGCCGGGTTCGAAGAGCTGGCCGACGCACTCACCGAGCACTCCGGCATCCCCTTCGCGCAGTACCAGGCCGAAGCGCTGTTCGCCCCGCTGGGCATGACGAACACGACGCTCGACGGCTCGCCCGCGTCCGGCGCGGTGTCCACTGTGGACGACCTGGTCGCGTTCGCCGCCGAGCTGCAGGCGCCCCAGCTGCTCGACCCCGCGACCGTCGCCGAGGCCACGAACGTCGTCTTCCCCGGCCTGTCGGGCGTGCTGCCCGGGTTCGGGCACCAGAAGCCGAACGACTGGGGGCTCGGCTTCGAGATCCGCGACCACAAGAGCCCGCACTGGACCGGCGCGCACAGCTCCCCGCGGACGTTCGGGCACTTCGGCCAGTCGGGCACGTTCCTCTGGGTCGACCCGGCCGCGGGCGCGGCCTGCGTCGCGCTGACCGACCGCGCGTTCGGCCCGTGGGCCGCCGAGGTCTGGCCGCGCTACACCGACGCCGTGCTGGCGGAATTGAGCGCGTGA
- a CDS encoding HPr family phosphocarrier protein produces MPEKRVAVASKVGLHARPAALVAKAAAAQPVAVQIAKAGGSPVAAGSVLNLMTLAAGYGDEVVISAEGEGAEEAVEAVAQLVATDLDA; encoded by the coding sequence ATGCCGGAGAAACGCGTCGCCGTGGCGAGCAAGGTGGGCCTGCACGCCAGGCCGGCCGCGCTGGTGGCGAAGGCGGCCGCGGCGCAGCCCGTCGCGGTGCAGATCGCCAAGGCCGGCGGGAGCCCGGTGGCCGCCGGCAGCGTGCTCAACCTGATGACGCTCGCCGCCGGCTACGGCGACGAGGTCGTGATCAGCGCCGAGGGCGAGGGTGCCGAGGAGGCCGTGGAAGCGGTCGCCCAGCTGGTCGCCACCGACCTCGACGCCTGA
- a CDS encoding shikimate dehydrogenase: MLGKPVAHSLSPVLHGAAFAALGLTGWTYERIETSAEELPGLVAGLGPEWAGLSVTMPGKRAALDHADEVTPRAAAVGAANTLVHTAEGWLADCTDVEGVTGALRAAGGYEPSPSDVAVVLGAGGTAAAAVVGLAALGVRQVRLVVRDPARAGETLDAAKRASLDVDVLRWAETDFAALTAEAAVLVNTVPPEAVVPHVADLAGVAHVLDVIYHPWPTPLAEAVAARGGRLATGLDMLLHQAFGQAEHFTGRPAPRAAMRDALREATGNLLPLPIS, from the coding sequence GTGCTGGGGAAGCCGGTGGCGCACTCGCTGTCGCCGGTGCTGCACGGCGCCGCGTTCGCCGCGCTCGGCCTGACCGGCTGGACGTACGAGCGCATCGAGACGAGCGCGGAGGAGTTGCCCGGCCTGGTCGCCGGCCTCGGCCCGGAGTGGGCCGGGCTCTCGGTCACCATGCCGGGCAAGCGCGCGGCGCTGGACCACGCGGACGAGGTGACGCCGCGCGCGGCCGCCGTCGGCGCGGCCAACACCCTGGTCCACACCGCGGAGGGCTGGCTCGCGGACTGCACCGACGTCGAGGGCGTCACCGGAGCGCTGCGGGCGGCGGGCGGCTACGAGCCGTCGCCGTCGGACGTCGCGGTCGTGCTCGGCGCGGGCGGTACGGCGGCCGCTGCGGTCGTCGGGCTCGCGGCGCTCGGCGTGCGGCAGGTGCGCCTGGTCGTGCGCGATCCCGCGCGGGCCGGCGAAACCCTCGACGCGGCGAAGCGGGCTTCGCTCGACGTGGACGTGCTTCGCTGGGCCGAGACGGACTTCGCGGCGCTGACTGCCGAAGCGGCGGTGCTGGTGAACACGGTGCCGCCGGAGGCGGTCGTCCCGCACGTGGCCGACCTCGCGGGGGTCGCGCACGTCCTCGACGTCATCTACCACCCGTGGCCGACGCCGCTCGCCGAAGCCGTCGCGGCGCGCGGCGGCCGGCTCGCGACGGGGCTGGACATGCTGCTGCACCAGGCGTTCGGGCAGGCCGAGCACTTCACCGGCCGTCCGGCTCCGCGGGCGGCGATGCGCGACGCCCTGCGCGAAGCGACCGGGAACCTGCTCCCGCTGCCGATCAGCTGA
- a CDS encoding GrpB family protein: MTSQEALSDGEIQAGWVAGDAPQLESTVLLVDYDPEWPELFEREADRIRGALGERVLVLEHVGSTSVPGLCAKPCIDIVLEVPDSDDEDAYLPALEAAGYRLVIREPDWEKHRCFKGPDTNVNLHVYSPGNGQTPRYRLFRDRMRAHPEERDLYAAKKRELAAKEWKYVQNYADAKTEVIDEIIGRARAEQYDGYSEAYAAHAGKSVTNALYDRPAILDLAGDVDGKRVLDVGCAAGHLSALLAGRGADVLGVDASAGMVAVARREFGDVARFEQADVSRPLDLADGSIDVVTASLVLHYLKDWAATLAEFRRVLRPGGVLAFSVHHPGEDWHWFGKDDYFQVELLEDDFGLDGKPHPVRFYRRPLSWTFAAVRDAGFAVDRLVEPMPAPEAAEADPKWAHTLRTRPRFLYFRAVSPA; this comes from the coding sequence ATGACCAGTCAGGAAGCGTTGAGCGACGGCGAGATCCAGGCGGGCTGGGTGGCCGGCGACGCGCCGCAGCTCGAGTCCACGGTCCTGCTCGTCGACTACGACCCGGAGTGGCCGGAGCTCTTCGAGCGCGAAGCCGACCGGATCCGCGGCGCGCTCGGGGAGCGCGTGCTCGTCCTCGAGCACGTCGGCTCGACGTCGGTGCCGGGCCTGTGCGCCAAGCCCTGTATCGACATCGTCCTCGAAGTGCCCGATTCCGACGACGAGGACGCCTACCTGCCCGCGCTGGAGGCCGCGGGCTACCGGCTCGTGATCCGCGAGCCGGACTGGGAGAAGCACCGCTGCTTCAAGGGCCCGGACACGAACGTCAACCTGCACGTGTACTCGCCGGGCAACGGGCAGACGCCGCGCTACCGCCTCTTCCGCGACCGGATGCGCGCCCACCCGGAAGAGCGCGACCTCTACGCGGCCAAGAAGCGCGAGCTGGCCGCGAAGGAGTGGAAGTACGTCCAGAACTACGCGGACGCCAAGACCGAGGTGATCGACGAGATCATCGGCCGCGCGCGGGCCGAGCAGTACGACGGCTACAGCGAGGCCTACGCGGCGCACGCGGGGAAGTCCGTCACCAACGCCCTCTACGACCGGCCGGCGATCCTCGACCTGGCCGGCGACGTCGACGGCAAGCGCGTGCTCGACGTCGGCTGCGCGGCCGGGCACCTGAGCGCGCTCCTGGCCGGGCGGGGCGCGGACGTCCTCGGCGTGGACGCGAGCGCGGGCATGGTCGCCGTGGCGCGCCGGGAGTTCGGCGACGTCGCCCGCTTCGAGCAGGCCGACGTCTCCCGGCCGCTGGACCTCGCGGACGGTTCGATCGACGTCGTCACGGCGTCGCTCGTGCTGCACTACCTGAAGGACTGGGCCGCCACCCTGGCCGAGTTCCGGCGGGTCCTGCGGCCGGGCGGGGTGCTCGCGTTTTCGGTGCACCACCCGGGCGAAGACTGGCACTGGTTCGGCAAGGACGACTACTTCCAGGTCGAACTGCTCGAAGACGACTTCGGCCTCGACGGGAAGCCGCACCCGGTCCGCTTCTACCGGCGCCCGCTGAGCTGGACGTTCGCCGCGGTCCGCGACGCCGGCTTCGCGGTCGACCGGCTCGTCGAGCCGATGCCGGCCCCCGAGGCGGCCGAAGCCGATCCGAAGTGGGCACACACCCTGCGCACCCGGCCGCGGTTCCTCTACTTCCGGGCGGTCAGTCCCGCTTAG
- the mltG gene encoding endolytic transglycosylase MltG — MNEQPPEPPRGRRRLREPGPDAPPSRPAPRRADPRDPHASGYQELPQPSRHSGSHELPQPSRRARPEPGYDPRRDAPPSGRRRRLEPPGTLPPADEDFDPQAQQAAPARAARARHGLDEGAADGPAPRRRRAAPEPADAELRRHRPAQEAEAPRRRRPAPEPEEPRRRRPSPDELAEADAARRHQAMLDLEEAAEAQAARLRGAPDDGQVPRRARGGSDEVVDLARFRSDEPAEPPPGRRRAAPHPGEADSRRRRAAPDPDAAPDPRPEAPRRSRQPGDPSVGVPEPGAEPPRRRRPPPPPVRDEPVTDIIPAQAPPPPAEPAHDEPEEFFAEGDEYAEYEDYDEYADDYADYDEAEYEDEYEEEPEKPRKKKGKRALGWVAALVVIVLLAGGAYYGFTKIFGYDDFEGSGDGDVLFQVDDGDSTSAIGAKLATAGVVASSKAFVKAGEDNPKLARIQHGFYVMKTHMSGAAAVDRIVSPDARVGQLEIRPYTQFDDITQPDGKVTPGVYSLMAKASCAQIDGKSTCVKADDLRKVVEGADLKTLGVPDWAVEPANKADRKDRRLEGLIAPGLYDVRPGASAQEIIGQLVRSSAEAIQNAGLSAQSTGPGMTPYQTLIIASIIEREAVKADFGKLSRVIYNRLAINMRLQMDSTVNYVLDRPTLATNDNDRNQPGAYNTYKNAGLPPTPISVPSADAIQAAVHPVAGDWVYFVKCEKNGLSCFAVSFDDHKANVKLAQQRGVI; from the coding sequence ATGAACGAGCAGCCACCTGAGCCCCCACGCGGGCGCAGGCGACTCCGCGAACCGGGACCGGACGCCCCGCCGTCCCGGCCCGCACCGCGTCGCGCCGACCCGCGTGACCCCCACGCGAGCGGGTACCAGGAGCTTCCGCAGCCCTCGCGGCACAGCGGCTCGCACGAGCTGCCGCAGCCGTCGCGCCGGGCGCGGCCCGAGCCGGGCTACGACCCGCGCCGGGACGCGCCGCCGTCCGGCCGCCGTCGCCGCCTCGAGCCGCCGGGCACGCTGCCCCCGGCCGACGAAGACTTCGATCCCCAGGCCCAGCAGGCCGCGCCGGCCCGGGCCGCCCGCGCCCGCCACGGCCTCGACGAGGGAGCCGCCGACGGACCGGCCCCGCGCCGCCGCCGCGCGGCCCCGGAACCCGCTGACGCCGAACTCCGGCGCCACCGCCCGGCCCAGGAGGCCGAGGCGCCGCGTCGTCGCCGTCCGGCGCCGGAGCCGGAGGAACCCCGGCGGCGTCGGCCGAGCCCGGACGAGCTGGCCGAGGCCGACGCGGCGCGCCGGCACCAGGCGATGCTCGACCTGGAAGAGGCCGCCGAAGCGCAGGCCGCCCGCCTCCGCGGCGCGCCGGACGACGGTCAGGTCCCGCGCCGCGCCCGCGGCGGTTCGGACGAGGTCGTCGACCTCGCCCGGTTCCGGTCCGACGAGCCGGCCGAACCTCCGCCGGGCCGGCGTCGCGCCGCTCCCCACCCGGGTGAAGCCGATTCGCGACGGCGACGCGCGGCGCCGGACCCCGACGCCGCGCCCGACCCCCGCCCGGAAGCCCCGCGGCGGTCCCGCCAGCCGGGTGACCCGTCTGTCGGCGTGCCCGAACCCGGTGCGGAGCCGCCGCGACGCCGTCGCCCGCCGCCCCCGCCGGTGCGCGACGAGCCGGTGACCGACATCATCCCCGCGCAGGCCCCGCCGCCTCCGGCCGAGCCGGCGCACGACGAGCCCGAAGAGTTCTTCGCCGAGGGCGACGAGTACGCCGAGTACGAGGACTACGACGAGTACGCCGACGACTACGCGGACTACGACGAGGCCGAGTACGAAGACGAGTACGAGGAAGAGCCGGAGAAGCCCCGCAAGAAGAAGGGCAAGCGCGCCCTCGGCTGGGTCGCCGCGCTCGTGGTGATCGTGCTGCTCGCGGGCGGTGCGTACTACGGCTTCACCAAGATCTTCGGCTACGACGACTTCGAGGGCTCCGGCGACGGCGACGTGCTGTTCCAGGTCGACGACGGCGACTCGACGTCGGCGATCGGCGCGAAGCTCGCCACGGCGGGCGTCGTCGCCAGCAGCAAGGCGTTCGTCAAGGCCGGTGAGGACAACCCGAAGCTCGCCCGGATCCAGCACGGCTTCTACGTGATGAAGACGCACATGTCCGGTGCCGCGGCGGTCGACCGGATCGTGTCGCCCGACGCGCGCGTCGGGCAGCTGGAGATCCGGCCGTACACCCAGTTCGACGACATCACCCAGCCCGACGGCAAGGTCACGCCCGGCGTGTACAGCCTGATGGCGAAGGCGTCGTGCGCGCAGATCGACGGCAAGAGCACCTGCGTCAAGGCCGACGACCTGCGCAAGGTCGTCGAGGGGGCGGACCTCAAGACGCTCGGCGTGCCGGACTGGGCGGTCGAGCCCGCGAACAAGGCCGACCGCAAGGACCGCAGGCTCGAGGGCCTGATCGCGCCGGGCCTCTACGACGTCCGGCCCGGGGCGTCCGCGCAGGAGATCATCGGCCAGCTGGTGCGCAGCTCCGCCGAGGCGATCCAGAACGCCGGCCTGAGCGCGCAGTCGACCGGGCCGGGGATGACGCCGTACCAGACGCTGATCATCGCGTCGATCATCGAGCGCGAAGCGGTGAAGGCCGACTTCGGCAAGCTCTCGCGGGTGATCTACAACCGGCTGGCCATCAACATGCGGCTGCAGATGGACTCGACGGTCAACTACGTGCTGGACCGCCCGACCCTGGCGACCAACGACAACGACCGGAACCAGCCCGGGGCCTACAACACCTACAAGAACGCCGGCCTGCCCCCGACGCCGATCTCGGTGCCGAGCGCCGACGCGATCCAGGCCGCGGTGCACCCGGTGGCCGGCGACTGGGTGTACTTCGTCAAGTGCGAGAAGAACGGCCTGTCCTGCTTCGCCGTCTCGTTCGACGACCACAAGGCCAACGTCAAGCTGGCCCAGCAACGTGGTGTCATCTGA
- a CDS encoding TetR/AcrR family transcriptional regulator, whose translation MAKSEETRSLIVTTAMRLFTENGYDRTTMRAIAAGAGVSVGNAYYYFSSKEQLIQGFYDEIARQHLDTARGLMDGETAFAARLKTVLLCWLDIAEPYHRFGTQFFVNAADPESPLSPFSVDSSAAREASIGLMREVVDGSDVKLDPELRAQLPELLWLYQMGVVLFWVHDRSGGQKRSRMLVERSVPLLARLAALSRLRVFRPVSREIVDLIQDLAKRD comes from the coding sequence GTGGCCAAGAGCGAGGAAACGCGGTCCCTGATCGTCACGACCGCGATGCGGCTGTTCACCGAGAACGGCTACGACCGCACGACGATGCGCGCGATCGCCGCCGGAGCGGGCGTCTCCGTCGGGAACGCCTACTACTACTTCTCGTCGAAGGAACAGCTGATCCAGGGCTTCTACGACGAGATCGCCCGGCAGCACCTCGACACCGCCCGCGGTCTGATGGACGGCGAGACCGCGTTCGCCGCCCGGCTGAAGACGGTGCTGCTGTGCTGGCTGGACATCGCCGAGCCCTACCACCGCTTCGGCACGCAGTTCTTCGTCAACGCGGCCGACCCGGAGTCGCCGCTGAGCCCGTTCAGCGTCGACTCCTCGGCCGCCCGCGAGGCGTCGATCGGCCTCATGCGCGAGGTCGTCGACGGCTCCGACGTCAAGCTCGACCCGGAACTGCGCGCGCAGCTGCCCGAGCTGCTCTGGCTCTACCAGATGGGCGTGGTGCTGTTCTGGGTCCACGACCGCTCCGGCGGCCAGAAGCGCAGCCGGATGCTGGTGGAGCGCAGCGTCCCGCTGCTCGCCCGGCTGGCCGCGCTCTCCCGGCTGCGGGTGTTCCGCCCGGTCAGCCGGGAGATCGTCGACCTCATCCAGGACCTCGCTAAGCGGGACTGA